ACATTGTGGCAGGCACAAGGACAACCAGGAAACTCCAGAATTCAAAACTAATATGTTTACTTTACTAATATGTTACTATAGAGTCTTCTATACCTGTCACAGAATCCTACAGTggttaatgaaattaaaaaagaaaaaataattcgaATGAGTTATAATTATAGACCAAGTCAGGGCATAgtcagaaaaatatattcagtaAAGCTGGggcaaattattatttaaagaatacCTCTTGGAGCCTATGACGGTTTTAGAAATGATGAAAGTGGCatcacaattaaaagaaaatcaccGATAGGGGGACCCTGCTAGGCAACATGATCAGAAAGATGTGTGCAAGTGATCTCTAAGATCTAGGCTAtgtttgtcaaaatgtttctggaaataaaaaatacaaaactaaacaaCAATGAATGACACTCCCTAAAGCCCTTAGATAAAGTGATAAAAAAGACTTAaccatttaaatataatattatcCAAAAAAGTACCATAAAGAATGTGGGATTATTTTTAATGGCCATTTTACAAAGCATGCATTCTCAGTTTCTTACAgccttaacatacagtacataggatGAGGCAGACGCAGACATCACGTGGCTTTTATTTATAAGAGTGACAGATCCTTCAAGGTTGAGTGAGTGTCCTTCAACGAGCACGGACTTTGCTTAAAAAGGTGATCCCATTTAGCAAATGTGCAGTTTAGCTGATGTTCTCTATTGCTACAGTAGCTATGATGTTCCCTCTCCTCACATAAACTCAGCACTCTGCAGACTGAACTAAACAGGAtgagaacaggaacaggaatgaCCAGACTGATTTAGTGTCCATATTGTCCCCTGGGAAATAAATCAGGTTGTAGTGACACCTACAGGACATAGCAGCACATACCACAGCCTCCACCAGAACGATGCTCACCAGTGAGCTGTATGTGAACTTCTCTGCTCCTCAGGATGTTGGCTGCCACACAGCTGTAGGACACACAGTCCGCTGCCGTCAGGTTGCCGATCTGCAGAGACGTGTTCCTGTCACTCACAGAGTGCCGGCTGTCCTGGGGGAGGGGCCTGCCATCCCTCAGCCACCAATAGGAAGCCCCAGATCCGCCTGTGACCTGGCAGGTCAGGGTCAGCCCAGCCTGAGAGCTGGGCGAGGAAATGGAGATTCTGGGCTCTGAGAGAGGGGCTGCAGGGAGACAGAAACAGCTCTCAGCAGAGGTTGACGTTATGTGGCAGAATGATTTTCTGACTTGAATAATACTTGCTTATGGGTAAAAACAAGCAATACTCCATGATGTGTCAAGGCAGTTGAACAAGATACATAAAAGTTTACTTATAAATCCCATTAGTATGATTGTGTTTGTCTCTACTGCTCATGAAACAAACTACTTGAGACGTACACCcagtttacaaaaaaacataaggtatcactaaaacaaaatatatcttACTAATTGCACGTTTTATTATTTATCTCTGTAAAAATGTCttgatagtagttcaggtgggtagttgcatcagaatgcgcaggctgcaaaggaacaagtaataggtttattccatgctgaaaaaaagaagaaagagaacacaacgttgtGCTGTGTTCTCTTTcaccacggccgaaacgttgtgttctctttctttttttttcagcatggaataaacctattacttgttccaaaatGTCTTGATGTTCTTCTATAAAACtgacagagaaaaataaaaaaagaaatacttacGAATTATGGACAAACTCGTATTAATTCTAATCAGGTTTGAATTCTGTAGCTCCCAGGTGACCTCATAGAGACCCTCATCCTCTTCTGTCACATCCTTCAACACCAGAGTACTGTTATCAAAATAGTGCTGTATCCTTGTTTTGTACTGCCCAAAAATTATTGGGTCAGACTGGGAGTAATGCATTAGAATATTGACTGGATTGCTCCCAGTCATACTGATCTTCTTCCAGGTTACAGAAGCAACTGGGTCATTCTGGGCATGGAGACGGAGAGCAGTCAGAGCAGCAGTTGTGTGCAGTTCAGCATAAAACCTTTCTTGGAGAGGAAGGGTCCAGGCTGAAAAAGAGCACAGAGGTTAATTCAAGCAACCAGTCCAACTGTAGTCCTTAGAGCGGTTCTAGAGGTCACGTTACAACTCCAATTCCAGGTCATGATAAATCAGAAAGCACTCCTTCGCAGGAGGGAGTCAGCTATTCACCGGAGCGCCAGCGTTCTGTGCTGAATGACTGACTGTGAGCGTCACACGCTGGTCTCAATGTACTTAGTAAATACCAGAATTCGGGCTCTAAG
This DNA window, taken from Lepisosteus oculatus isolate fLepOcu1 chromosome 23, fLepOcu1.hap2, whole genome shotgun sequence, encodes the following:
- the LOC102688749 gene encoding hepatic and glial cell adhesion molecule isoform X2, whose amino-acid sequence is MDLEGLRQAWGGRLSRLQQRDCPELACLLLLLPLLLSWMGKTAWTLPLQERFYAELHTTAALTALRLHAQNDPVASVTWKKISMTGSNPVNILMHYSQSDPIIFGQYKTRIQHYFDNSTLVLKDVTEEDEGLYEVTWELQNSNLIRINTSLSIIPPLSEPRISISSPSSQAGLTLTCQVTGGSGASYWWLRDGRPLPQDSRHSVSDRNTSLQIGNLTAADCVSYSCVAANILRSREVHIQLTGENFTFCSQTLGLALQPRFILSIAAGSFCLLGLCVIVFCVRKFHQEMLHWFRDLWNKDSIKLSRGEEHVYNEVIDEQGAADPKLQAQYVYLGFMPRSERQCSRPLGQELDDLGYSTIGPAPGAAPSLDSNSATWPAQRRLQ
- the LOC102688749 gene encoding hepatic and glial cell adhesion molecule isoform X3, with translation MDLEGLRQAWGGRLSRLQQRDCPELACLLLLLPLLLSWMGKTAWTLPLQERFYAELHTTAALTALRLHAQNDPVASVTWKKISMTGSNPVNILMHYSQSDPIIFGQYKTRIQHYFDNSTLVLKDVTEEDEGLYEVTWELQNSNLIRINTSLSIIPPLSEPRISISSPSSQAGLTLTCQVTGGSGASYWWLRDGRPLPQDSRHSVSDRNTSLQIGNLTAADCVSYSCVAANILRSREVHIQLTDLWNKDSIKLSRGGRRLRENQGLEMMEEHVYNEVIDEQGAADPKLQAQYVYLGFMPRSERQCSRPLGQELDDLGYSTIGPAPGAAPSLDSNSATWPAQRRLQ
- the LOC102688749 gene encoding hepatic and glial cell adhesion molecule isoform X1, which produces MDLEGLRQAWGGRLSRLQQRDCPELACLLLLLPLLLSWMGKTAWTLPLQERFYAELHTTAALTALRLHAQNDPVASVTWKKISMTGSNPVNILMHYSQSDPIIFGQYKTRIQHYFDNSTLVLKDVTEEDEGLYEVTWELQNSNLIRINTSLSIIPPLSEPRISISSPSSQAGLTLTCQVTGGSGASYWWLRDGRPLPQDSRHSVSDRNTSLQIGNLTAADCVSYSCVAANILRSREVHIQLTGENFTFCSQTLGLALQPRFILSIAAGSFCLLGLCVIVFCVRKFHQEMLHWFRDLWNKDSIKLSRGGRRLRENQGLEMMEEHVYNEVIDEQGAADPKLQAQYVYLGFMPRSERQCSRPLGQELDDLGYSTIGPAPGAAPSLDSNSATWPAQRRLQ
- the LOC102688749 gene encoding hepatic and glial cell adhesion molecule isoform X4, whose product is MDLEGLRQAWGGRLSRLQQRDCPELACLLLLLPLLLSWMGKTAWTLPLQERFYAELHTTAALTALRLHAQNDPVASVTWKKISMTGSNPVNILMHYSQSDPIIFGQYKTRIQHYFDNSTLVLKDVTEEDEGLYEVTWELQNSNLIRINTSLSIIPPLSEPRISISSPSSQAGLTLTCQVTGGSGASYWWLRDGRPLPQDSRHSVSDRNTSLQIGNLTAADCVSYSCVAANILRSREVHIQLTGENFTFCSQTLGLALQPRFILSIAAGSFCLLGLCVIVFCVRKFHQGRNAALVQRSLEQRLNQTKQRREEAQRKPGTRDDGGTRL
- the LOC102688749 gene encoding hepatic and glial cell adhesion molecule isoform X5, whose protein sequence is MDLEGLRQAWGGRLSRLQQRDCPELACLLLLLPLLLSWMGKTAWTLPLQERFYAELHTTAALTALRLHAQNDPVASVTWKKISMTGSNPVNILMHYSQSDPIIFGQYKTRIQHYFDNSTLVLKDVTEEDEGLYEVTWELQNSNLIRINTSLSIIPPLSEPRISISSPSSQAGLTLTCQVTGGSGASYWWLRDGRPLPQDSRHSVSDRNTSLQIGNLTAADCVSYSCVAANILRSREVHIQLTGENFTFCSQTLGLALQPRFILSIAAGSFCLLGLCVIVFCVRKFHQGRNAALVQRSLEQRLNQTKQRREEAQRKPGTRDDG